In Manduca sexta isolate Smith_Timp_Sample1 unplaced genomic scaffold, JHU_Msex_v1.0 HiC_scaffold_2310, whole genome shotgun sequence, the DNA window CGCAACCAACATCAGATACACTTCTAAATTGTTTAGTTATCGTGTATGTCAAGATTTTAGTACGTGCATGATTGACTCTATGGTTTGACGTCTATgctcaaatatataataatacataaaaaagatattttttgtttattcataaaatCAAGATTATTTTTGATCACAGCCTAAGCGAATATTTGTCTTACGCAACAATatcattgatatattttatttacatctttaATTACATATCTTTACATGAAAGCTTACATAAATGTAACCGTAATCAAAACACAGCCGTAAAACTTACGTAAGTGGCGTGCATTCTTACCTCAGTCCGGGGTTTGGAGAACATCCACCGGTTATCATTGCGGGAGAATATAATTGTTGGTAATTTTACGTTTCCATTCAACGGTTGAATGTGTACCATTAGGCGCAGCTCTCAACGCGCCCTCTTCGCCTAATAAGTGCATTTTCCGTTACAGGACTCCTTGGCGTTTAAAAATGCTAGTTCTTAAAAGTAGCCAAAGagacgttttatttttgctgttCGTCTCGTTGGCGATTATGCGGATGTTTATGTCGGCTGAAGTATGGCAATGTTACTATTTTAGATTAGAACGAGTTGACGTGTAAAGCAAtatggtaaataaaattcatatgtactaaaattaaatacgaaacaaaacgtatgaaacaaaattatactgtATGAAAGTGCAGAATCATGTTACATATCACCTTGAATGacctacttttaaataaaaaataaaaaaatcacgtcgaattgataaccttctcctttttttaagtcggttaataaattgttaaactcaacaaaacttttaattattacacaaCCATCTATTTACCTATAAAATCATGTCAATAATGTTCAACTCTTTGAACTTGGTTATTgaacgtaaaaatattaaaacacaacaCTGCGGACTCCTGAGTAGGTATCGGCGTGCCCTCCGCCCAGCGCGTTTGCGGCTTTCAGACTTTTCTCACTCGGATACCAGCTGCCACTTAAACACACATTTCGAGCACCGTAAAACATAGGAAATTATAGTAATAACCACATCGACGGATACATTTATCATATAAAGGTATATGTATATAGAAAGCTATGAACGCTCACAAAAAACAATGCGAATGTTACTCGACTAATTTGTTAGTAAATAGTTGTCCTAGTATGTATgagatatatattttgcatGGGTAAAGTAAAaggttatgaaattaaaaaaagatgtATTTCGAATGTTAAACTTAGTAAAGAACCGGCCATTAGCGGatcatttaattattgttcaaatagctctaccaaatttcaattacaagcatataataattataaaagtatataatccttatacaaattcaataaaaacacaagTAACTTTTATGACATATCCGAAACATTTTTTTCGATTTTACGCAATTGCATAATAACCAGAGAAAggtttgtatattaaaataaaatcatatgattcccaaaataatatagatacaaTAGTCCTGCCTGTGGTTTAGCGGTATCTTTGCCCTGTGCCCTGTGATTGGTTTAATAGCCAATtttgtgtacaaagtgttattACCCTTTAGAAAGTccttattatttcaatgaatattgCCCGTTACAATGGTCCGGTCGGAGTAAGTCACGACTGAGAGTCCCGCGGGCGTCCACCTGTGCTCCCGAACGCGAAAATGtagaaatatttaagttttttacataataatttgatgttattattactaCACCGCAGAGTCGTGCGTTGCCAAAAAAGCAGTCGCATTGAATGCATTTCGCTTCGAATATTTGGCAGAGTACGTACTGTTTCGTGAATTGGTTTTGCTGACTTCTTAATAAGATATTTCCTTCTTTCTCTTGCATACAAATGTATTGCGCAATGTGAATCGATGAATTCATTCATTGCAtggaacaatattaaaaaatcgatctttttaatttggttattgcaagtaatatattatttggacGAACATAGACTTATCACagggtaattaatttaatagactATTTAAAAACGTTCCCAATCAAAATAGACGACATTATTAAGATCACTTCCATAGAATCAAAGATAAACcacttcaatatattaaatataatacaaacattattcCAAGGTACACAAGATCTTCTTACAAttcctataaataataacattttataactacTACTACCTCTTCAAAGCCCCAACACAAGGCCAGTGACGGAGAAACTCCCAAGTTTCCTGCCAAGTTTTTATCGTCGATATATTGACAACATAATTACTATTGAAAATACATGTTTTTACGCTAATTACGTAAAAAAGCATAGCGTTATGACGTCATTAGATATAAAACGTTATATTATAtggtttacaataaataagtaagcgtattcatttttaaaattcattatactGTAGTTCttgaaaatgatattttatttaataattataactttcaTAGGAAGAAATAAACTTGTATTCGTTCAAATCaaacatttctttataaaaattgctcTGCGGCGATATTTTTTcgatgaatataaattttaagttcttaaaattttaagttaagtTCTTTATATTCGTAATATTTAAAAGCACGCTTTTAAAGAATTACCAGATGCAGTCTTAACGAGCTAAAACTGTTCtgaatttaaaaagtaactaacaaatattttataagcggcgaaagcctagttgggagtggaatgacTGCCAACACGAAGGTCCCAGGTCCAAAACCTAAAGGCAagaacctctgacttttctaaagttatgcgTATATTCTCTGTGAATCATCTCTtcctttagcggtgaaggaaaacatagagAGGAAACCTACAGCcccgagaagttctccataagaatttcgaaggtatgtgaatcTGCCAATCCGCTTTAGgcgggccttattctctatcccgcacgttattttaacagtgtgtaacaagcaaggaaacacaacgcatcatgtttaggactatagaaatttggctttcAGAATACCATTCCGCGctcatttctcaaagataacatgacacggccgcgttacgcgtttacactatcatacagaataagggccagtgtagtggactaaggtctaaaaccctctcagtagtaaaggaggccgtGCACAGAAGTGGgacattatacaatataaagctagcattatttataattacttactttaaCAAGTATTTTTCCCTAACGTCTACTTATTACAATAAGGTCTCGCGATCAGATATATCTATAGCTTCTTCATCACATCTAGTTCCTCCTTCCAGTTGAATTTCTTCATGTTCTAACTTCACAACTTCGCTTCGTACCAAGAGAATCACGTAGCATTGCGTTGCtagaaacatataaaaatgtaaagaccatcgatatatacgtactagaatatacgtcaatggtaaagacataatttttttatttatattgttgataatatcatattttaaatagaaaattgaatttaatatgtcgttctttgtaattaatagtttaagaatgaaaaatagaaaagaaaggAACGTGATGCCGGCTATATATTATtcctgaaaatattaaaatttatatcaaactcGTCCCAGGAAAAAGTACCCACAGGAAGAGCcgggaatataaaatatgtattaattaaaaacgcTAAGCAAATATCTCACACTAAACCTTtttaccgaaataaaaaaaaaaagttttccgCACCACCATACTACGCACACACTGCAAAAACTATGACATTTTAGATACTTCAAGGCAAAACCACTCGACCTGCGGTCACTCGTACTTtgctaagaaataaaaaaatgcaaaaacaaaaacaaagtgtaacataataattaccGATGGCGCACAAAGCTGCAAAAACATCGAGGAACATCAAACGAGACGTCAGGACCATTGTGGGAACGAACGACGCTAGGATAATGAGGCTGCCGTAGTAGTTGTACAGACGTAGCATCGATATGTCTTTCTGAAAGAAATGAAAGGTcgttacttatataaataagttcaCGCCTTTATCTAGAAAGGTAAGCGGAAACGTAACTATTGCATTTAAGACTCGACCAGCTTATATCCGTGTTATTATGTGATATTGACAATGCGATTGCCTAATgccatttataatgtttttaaatagtaaatctCTTTCGTTTCCATGCTTGATCTGGTAATCACCATCCGTGTAATAGTAGgatgaaaatatgtttatttaagaatacataatatttaaatgacataCGAACAGCTGGACATGCTGAGTTTAATAatccatacttatattatttttaaagtaactcTATGTGTCTGTCTGTTGGTTACCTTTTTAAGCCTTAACGGCTGAactgatttcgataaaatttggtgaGGAGTTTGAGAACCTATGAAGgaaataggctactttttatcccggaagaaCCATTTCACGCAGGTCACAAGCAAAATCTAGTTCCTTATAAAATCAAGAATCGACAAAACCGTAAGAAATTACGTAACTCAAAAAAATGATGGTATAAACTCACATACCTGATATCCAGCCACTAACAGAacaatgttcaaaataatgCTCATTCCCAAAATGCTGAACAATATCGTAGAGGTAATGACCTCCAGCGAGGTGTCACCGGTCAacttgcttttttttaattcagtcgTGATAACGAGGCAAACCACGACAGCAAGAGAAATTATCTAGAGGACgaagacaaaataaaaacaaattatatttataatcattattttgtgttttgtaacaattataaacaaCGCAATTATCAAGTGCCATAAATAAGTTAgagattataaaaattttaagttcACCTAGtcgaattcaaattaattatgaagGATTTCATCTTATTCTCACAAATGCATCGAAGTATACTTCATATTGTTACTAAGGTATCTTGTTTAGACTATAGAAAGAATGGACAGACTCTACTAATGTGATACTATCTCATAGAATGGGTATCTAGAGTCAGCAAGATTGCCGCAACTTCTAAATCACCATTGTTAgacgaaatattaatttgtctTTATGGGCTTATGTGATTGGTTTTTCACTAGACTAACTATTTGCTAGTCtgcaaatttcattgaaaatcGTTCCTTTTGTATTGCTACAAAATAATTGATAGAGAATTTATTACAGGCGTATCTAATAAATTCTCTAccgattatttaattttaactgtcATATTAAATTGGCAATAATGGCAATAGAGCTGTCAATACTTCTAACACAAATTATAGTGCCACATTGGACAGTATAATGGTGTAGGCAGGTCATATAGGAAATACCCATTTGGAAAATCGCAAATACTAAACATTCCTAatatattgcattattatatttacaaattggaGACATTGAAAACAGTTTAGATTAATGTCACTTACTAAATTTATGTATCCAAACACGATAATTCCTTGCCGCAATGGAAAGCAGAAGCAACATCGTCTCACTTCAGGCACTTTCATGTGCATGGTCGTTTAACAATAAATTCCAtacaactaataaataaacactaaacGATATGACGGCAATTAAAAATGGCAAATGTTTATACTTTTATGTTACGGCGAATGTGTGAAATTAGTGTTAAACAATAAGTCTCAATTAGTATTTAGTTTACTATGACACTTTAGGCTATTAAGCGagatttagattagcaagaaaatttatagaaaattgtgGTGCAAGCAATTTTTACCGTATCTCGGCAACCTGATCTCTACGATTTTTgaagcttgcaggacttgcaGCAATTCGCATGTGTAAACATCATATGACGACTTGCGGCAAAATCTTGCTATTTATTATGCTCGCAAACAAAGTTTTGACTTGCTGCGCAATTAAGATGACAGTTGACATTATCCATACTACCGTTTTATTCGTTCCTTATAAAACCCGCTAAGGTCAAGACCACGAGACAAATCACAAGTTGATAGTATTACCGCTATACACAGTATGGATGTACTATTGTGTTCTTGTTTAAGAAccttgtagccagcgtaatgaATGGTCATTGCAAGactgctggtggttggatatattttatatctgcccagatagcgaccaccatacacgtggtgttaaaacccatcatagaggcccacgtaagtgtgtcgcgttccgggatcggcctgcgtatatccggttccaacaggccagcataattgtctcaactgccgaggggtaatcatctctcgtgaatcgacattgtattggattcgatttcacttaccatcaggtgcagtagggacACTTTGCCTTGcacatatcaaaaaaaaattactcggTAGTcagacttttattccgggagTATACAGTCGCGAGAGAAGAGTTGCAAGCAACacagagttttattttaaaattaaacaggCGAGAGAAAATGAAACAAACAAccgtattttattcattttgttcaAGTTTCACTGCTACATGACATATCACTTGATAATAGCTGCGTAACATTgacatatattatacttacgcagtacatatacatatatcgaTGCTGTGTaagtattacattatattatatcaataataaacaatttgctCAGCCAAATACAACACCAATATTAGGTACGTGTGAGTATTTTTCCCGGTTTCCGTTCCCGggaaatataatatgcatacaTATACTGATATATGAGTTTATAGTTTAAGTACGTTTTATaattaaggtcagtcgggggaagtgcgccataaaattttcatagctggattcaatgcaaaataatttctttttgtgctgacttaagaatgtaattttattaatttaagaatatttggtattttgtgataacaacctatagccattcaaggaaatcgaaccataaattaataatattttgctcaaagtaaaaaaaaattgtagtaggcgcacttgcctccggaaatggggtaagtgcgcctgtgtaaaaaaaacgccactatgaaacattataaagaaaacactcactttagtccatagagaaataagttttactcgcattgctcttggataatttttaatcactcaatattataacaaactatggctgtcaaatcaaattcggggtaagtgcgccatatatatgtaaatcagggcttgaaaacattttagatttttttttatatataatttttgctatgttagagttttgtgtgcggatatgttggaataaaaaatgtagccctaatataaaatccattttatttctaaaaactaaaaaacatacaaaaatgtaggaattaacaattttgaatgcgttataactcaattacttaaaatttggccttatgacatttgatatgttttagctgcattatatccagataacgtgcctgatcgaacagttgcaacctattcatgtaaagttgctctaga includes these proteins:
- the LOC119192069 gene encoding uncharacterized protein LOC119192069 — translated: MHMKVPEVRRCCFCFPLRQGIIVFGYINLIISLAVVVCLVITTELKKSKLTGDTSLEVITSTILFSILGMSIILNIVLLVAGYQKDISMLRLYNYYGSLIILASFVPTMVLTSRLMFLDVFAALCAIATQCYVILLVRSEVVKLEHEEIQLEGGTRCDEEAIDISDRETLL